In Streptomyces sp. NBC_01381, a genomic segment contains:
- a CDS encoding esterase-like activity of phytase family protein: MRSRRTVLAVASTSALLATGAAPASADRAACSPRVSVSGYSDALNKTTVDGRPVGGLSALSVERDGSVTAVSDRSALFALDLRGSEPRATGFVPLADETGAVLDSEGLVTDRDGSRLVADERAPSVLRYDEDGTTLRGRLPVPDPLRVAPAGRARQNQTFESLALLPGGRTLVAGMEGPLAGDGTDAAGRTLNRVQTWQRGAHGGEFRVGPQYGYAVDPGMGLVELAPAGDGRLLVLERGFTPDFMISVRLYVAEVRGAEETGAVQHLDGNTRVLRKTLLADLTDCPSLGAPSNLPPGNNPLIDNIEGMAVTGRGGHGGHGGHGALRLLLVSDDNELPQQITRLYSLRVKLPPRR; the protein is encoded by the coding sequence ATGCGATCTCGGAGAACAGTGCTCGCGGTGGCGTCGACCTCCGCACTCCTGGCGACGGGAGCCGCTCCCGCTTCCGCCGACCGCGCGGCCTGCTCCCCAAGGGTGTCCGTCTCCGGCTACTCCGACGCCCTGAACAAGACCACCGTCGACGGCCGCCCGGTGGGAGGCCTCTCGGCGCTCAGTGTCGAGCGGGACGGCAGCGTGACCGCGGTCTCCGACCGCTCGGCGCTCTTCGCGCTCGATCTGCGCGGGAGCGAGCCACGCGCCACGGGGTTCGTGCCGCTGGCCGACGAGACGGGCGCGGTGCTCGACTCGGAAGGGCTCGTCACGGACCGCGACGGCAGCCGCCTGGTCGCCGACGAGCGGGCCCCTTCCGTCCTCCGCTACGACGAGGACGGAACCACCCTCAGGGGCCGGTTACCGGTCCCGGACCCTCTCCGGGTGGCCCCGGCGGGCCGCGCCCGGCAGAACCAGACCTTCGAGAGCCTCGCCCTGCTGCCCGGCGGACGCACCCTGGTCGCGGGGATGGAGGGCCCGCTGGCCGGCGACGGCACGGACGCCGCGGGGCGCACCCTGAACCGCGTACAGACCTGGCAACGCGGCGCGCACGGCGGCGAGTTCCGCGTCGGGCCGCAGTACGGGTACGCCGTCGACCCCGGCATGGGTCTGGTCGAGCTCGCGCCGGCCGGGGACGGCCGCCTCCTCGTCCTGGAGCGCGGCTTCACACCGGACTTCATGATCTCCGTACGGCTGTACGTCGCAGAGGTGCGCGGCGCCGAGGAGACCGGCGCGGTGCAGCACCTGGACGGGAACACGCGCGTGCTGCGCAAGACGCTCCTGGCCGATCTCACCGACTGCCCCTCCCTGGGCGCACCCTCGAACCTGCCGCCCGGCAACAACCCGCTGATCGACAACATCGAGGGCATGGCGGTGACCGGCCGCGGTGGTCACGGCGGTCATGGCGGTCACGGCGCGCTGCGGCTGCTGCTCGTCAGCGACGACAACGAACTGCCGCAGCAGATCACCCGCCTCTACAGCCTTCGGGTGAAGCTGCCGCCGCGCCGGTGA
- a CDS encoding DUF488 domain-containing protein, producing the protein METQPFPVRRVYDPPNEADGVRVLVDRLWPRGVSKELAVISEWPKEVTPSSALRTWFHQHRDEYEEFARRYRAELEGPEQQDAILHLRELADAGTVTLITAVRDPEHSHVPTLRSVLLEGKA; encoded by the coding sequence ATGGAGACCCAGCCGTTCCCCGTGCGCCGCGTGTACGACCCGCCGAACGAAGCCGATGGCGTACGCGTCCTGGTGGACCGCCTGTGGCCGCGAGGCGTCTCCAAGGAACTCGCCGTCATCAGCGAATGGCCCAAGGAGGTCACGCCTTCCAGCGCGCTGCGCACGTGGTTCCATCAGCACCGGGACGAGTACGAGGAGTTCGCGCGCCGCTACCGCGCCGAGCTCGAAGGACCGGAGCAGCAGGACGCGATCCTGCATCTGCGGGAGCTCGCGGACGCCGGGACGGTCACCCTGATCACCGCGGTGCGGGACCCGGAGCACAGCCATGTCCCCACGCTGCGGTCCGTGCTGCTGGAGGGGAAGGCCTGA
- a CDS encoding serine/threonine-protein kinase, translating to MASHGDLIAGRYRITTPLGRGGMGTVWRAKDELLGRAVAVKELHVDAGLSPADAESRRERTLREARSVAQVRHPGILVLHDVVQHDGQPWLVMELIDGRSLADRIAVDGPVPPAEAARIGLALLAALRAAHAAGVLHRDLKPANVLLEAATERVVLSDFGIAQVDGQTTLTETGAFVGSPEYTAPERMSGKRTGPESDLWSLGVLLCAAVEGESPFHRDSVAGVLHAVVMDEIQVPESAGPLTPVVRGLLERDPAQRLGADEAEQALRGFLVEERMPTVPRTPVARRPAAPPPSDDAIVLGAAPAPTARPRIRTALLAGALVLALAAGGTGAWVMTRDDSSSTKTDATGSGGAADEVSEKPESAKPSKTPTKKPSKNPDKPKSPGKKPAIDPKPSTDGTAKPTPAGTKTPSKPAEDPAPAGYQTVDDPTGFTMATPTGFVRSNEPPRVFYNSADNVFRIGVHPQPLDPDGPVAVMRQAHKDGPSDYPGYRDGSVRETTHNGHPAAVWEFTWDGGAGDGGPRRTYDLSWDEGGKMYDLWVSAPAGRAAAGERHFVEAHQSFTLGGS from the coding sequence ATGGCAAGTCACGGGGATCTCATAGCGGGGCGCTACCGCATCACCACACCGCTCGGGCGCGGCGGCATGGGCACGGTCTGGCGGGCGAAGGACGAACTACTGGGGCGCGCCGTCGCGGTGAAGGAGCTGCACGTCGACGCGGGCCTCTCGCCCGCCGACGCCGAGAGCCGGCGCGAGCGCACGCTGCGCGAGGCGCGCTCGGTGGCGCAGGTGCGGCACCCGGGCATCCTGGTCCTGCACGACGTCGTCCAGCACGACGGGCAGCCGTGGCTGGTGATGGAGCTGATCGACGGCAGGTCGCTCGCCGACCGGATCGCCGTGGACGGCCCGGTGCCGCCCGCCGAGGCCGCCCGGATCGGTCTTGCGCTGCTCGCCGCGCTGCGTGCCGCCCACGCGGCGGGCGTCCTGCACCGTGACCTCAAGCCCGCGAACGTGCTCCTGGAAGCGGCCACGGAGCGCGTGGTGCTCTCCGACTTCGGGATCGCCCAGGTGGACGGGCAGACGACGCTGACCGAGACGGGTGCGTTCGTCGGCTCGCCCGAATACACCGCCCCCGAGCGCATGTCGGGCAAGCGCACCGGCCCGGAGTCCGACCTGTGGTCCCTCGGCGTGCTGCTCTGCGCCGCCGTGGAGGGCGAGTCGCCGTTCCATCGCGACTCGGTGGCGGGGGTTCTGCACGCCGTCGTGATGGACGAGATCCAGGTGCCGGAATCCGCCGGTCCGCTGACTCCTGTCGTACGGGGACTGCTTGAGCGGGATCCGGCACAGCGGCTCGGTGCCGACGAGGCCGAGCAGGCGCTGCGCGGTTTCCTCGTGGAGGAGCGGATGCCGACCGTGCCCCGCACTCCGGTGGCCCGCAGACCCGCGGCGCCGCCCCCGTCCGACGACGCGATCGTGCTCGGCGCCGCCCCCGCACCCACCGCACGCCCCCGGATCCGTACGGCGCTCCTGGCCGGCGCCCTGGTGCTCGCGCTCGCCGCGGGCGGCACGGGCGCGTGGGTCATGACGCGGGACGACTCCAGCAGCACGAAGACGGACGCCACGGGGAGCGGCGGGGCTGCCGACGAGGTGAGTGAGAAGCCGGAGAGCGCGAAGCCGTCGAAGACTCCGACGAAGAAGCCCTCCAAGAACCCCGACAAGCCGAAGAGCCCCGGCAAGAAGCCGGCCATCGACCCCAAGCCCTCCACCGACGGCACCGCCAAGCCCACCCCCGCCGGGACGAAGACCCCCTCCAAGCCCGCCGAGGATCCCGCCCCCGCGGGCTATCAGACGGTCGACGACCCAACGGGGTTCACGATGGCGACGCCCACCGGATTCGTCCGCTCCAACGAACCGCCGCGCGTCTTCTACAACTCGGCGGACAACGTCTTCCGCATCGGCGTCCACCCCCAGCCGCTCGATCCGGATGGCCCGGTCGCGGTGATGCGGCAGGCGCACAAGGACGGGCCTTCGGACTACCCCGGCTACCGCGACGGCTCGGTGCGCGAGACCACGCACAACGGCCACCCCGCCGCCGTCTGGGAGTTCACCTGGGACGGCGGCGCCGGTGACGGCGGGCCGCGCCGCACCTACGACCTGAGCTGGGACGAGGGCGGCAAGATGTACGACCTGTGGGTCTCCGCGCCCGCCGGGCGTGCGGCGGCGGGTGAGCGCCACTTCGTCGAGGCGCACCAGTCCTTCACTCTGGGCGGCTCCTGA